Proteins from a genomic interval of Musa acuminata AAA Group cultivar baxijiao chromosome BXJ1-9, Cavendish_Baxijiao_AAA, whole genome shotgun sequence:
- the LOC103999048 gene encoding uncharacterized protein LOC103999048, giving the protein MARRQTFWLHLLFLACWTSFGEAEYMKYKDPKQSINVRIKDLMDRMTLAEKIGQMTQIERKVASAQVMKDYFIGSLLSGGGSVPGPQASASDWVNMVNELQKGSLSTRLGIPMIYGIDAVHGHNNVYKATIFPHNIGLGATRDLALVKKIGEATALEVRATGIPYVFAPCIAVCRDPRWGRCYESYSEDHNIVQEMTEIIPGLQGDVPANYHKGVPYISGKVKVAACAKHFVGDGGTHNGINENNTIVNRDGLLSIHMPAYYNSIMKGVATVMVSYSSWNGVKMHANHDLITGYLKNTLHFRGFVITDWQGIDRITSPPGANYTYSVQAGINAGIDMVMVPYDYSEYINALTSLVNKHVIPMSRIDDAVRRILRVKFTMGLFENPLADLSLVDQLGKKEHRELAREAVRKSLVLLKNGKSRNDSFLPLPKKAAKILVAGSHADNLGYQCGGWTIEWQGASGNITVGTTILGAIKTTVDHLTEVVYSENPDEKFVKDNGFSYAIVVVGEPPYTETAGDNLNLTLPDPGPSTIRTVCGAIKCVVIIISGRPVVIEPYVHLMDALVAAWLPGSEGQGVTDVLFGDYGFTGKLSRTWFKSVDQLPMNVGDMHYDPLFPFGFGLTTGPTTARLSTSSPASAAAAAAAADVRKEAYWVVSLFLSLSMAWVSTYLL; this is encoded by the exons ATGGCAAGACGTCAAACATTTTGGCTGCATCTTCTGTTCTTAGCATGTTGGACATCGTTTGGAGAAGCAGAGTATATGAAGTACAAGGACCCTAAACAGTCGATCAATGTCCGAATCAAGGATTTGATGGATCGAATGACCCTTGCTGAAAAGATTGGCCAGATGACACAGATTGAGCGTAAGGTGGCTTCTGCTCAAGTCATGAAAGACTACTTCATAG GTAGTTTGTTGAGTGGCGGGGGGAGTGTGCCTGGTCCTCAAGCAAGTGCTTCAGACTGGGTAAACATGGTAAATGAACTCCAAAAAGGGTCTCTCTCGACCAGACTGGGGATTCCAATGATTTATGGGATTGATGCTGTTCATGGACATAATAATGTCTATAAAGCAACAATATTCCCTCATAACATTGGCCTTGGAGCTACCAG GGATCTGGCACTTGTTAAGAAGATTGGTGAAGCAACTGCCCTTGAAGTAAGGGCAACAGGGATCCCATATGTCTTTGCTCCATGCATAGCA GTCTGCAGAGATCCAAGGTGGGGACGGTGCTATGAAAGCTATAGTGAAGACCACAATATTGTCCAGGAAATGACAGAAATAATCCCTGGATTGCAAGGAGATGTACCTGCTAACTACCACAAGGGTGTTCCTTACATTTCTGGAAA GGTGAAGGTCGCAGCCTGTGCAAAACATTTTGTTGGTGATGGTGGGACACACAATGGCATTAATGAGAATAACACCATTGTCAACCGTGATGGACTGCTTAGCATCCATATGCCTGCGTACTACAACTCGATCATGAAAGGTGTTGCAACTGTTATGGTTTCATATTCAAGCTGGAATGGAGTGAAAATGCACGCAAACCATGATCTAATCACTGGCTACCTCAAAAACACTCTTCACTTTAGG GGGTTTGTCATCACAGATTGGCAGGGTATTGATAGGATAACCAGCCCTCCAGGTGCGAATTACACTTACTCTGTCCAAGCTGGAATTAATGCTGGTATTGACATG GTGATGGTTCCATATGACTACAGTGAATATATTAATGCCCTGACCTCCCTGGTTAACAAGCATGTCATCCCCATGAGTCGAATTGATGATGCTGTAAGAAGAATTCTGAGGGTGAAGTTCACCATGGGTCTCTTTGAGAACCCCTTGGCTGACCTTAGCTTAGTTGATCAGCTAGGAAAGAAG GAGCACAGGGAGTTGGCAAGGGAAGCTGTAAGAAAATCTCTTGTGCTACTAAAAAATGGAAAGTCTAGAAACGATTCATTCCTGCCTCTTCCTAAAAAGGCTGCAAAGATCCTTGTTGCTGGAAGCCATGCTGACAATTTAGGTTATCAGTGTGGTGGATGGACAATTGAATGGCAAGGAGCTAGTGGAAATATCACAGTTG GAACGACAATACTTGGTGCCATTAAAACCACAGTTGACCATTTAACTGAAGTTGTATACTCCGAGAACCCTGATGAAAAATTTGTCAAAGACAATGGCTTCTCTTATGCCATTGTTGTGGTTGGAGAACCCCCATATACTGAAACCGCTGGAGACAACCTCAACCTCACTCTTCCAGACCCTGGCCCAAGCACGATTCGGACTGTCTGTGGTGCCATCAAATGTGTTGTCATTATCATCTCTGGCAGGCCTGTCGTGATTGAGCCCTACGTTCACTTGATGGATGCGCTTGTTGCTGCTTGGCTTCCTGGATCTGAAGGCCAAGGGGTCACTGATGTTCTCTTTGGAGATTATGGATTCACTGGGAAGCTTTCACGTACCTGGTTCAAGTCTGTGGATCAACTCCCCATGAATGTCGGGGATATGCACTATGATCCATTGTTTCCATTTGGCTTTGGTTTAACAACTGGACCAACAACGGCAAG GTTGTCAACGTCATCtcctgcttctgctgctgctgctgctgctgctgctgatgttaGAAAGGAGGCTTACTGGGTGGTGTCTCTATTTCTCAGCCTCTCAATGGCATGGGTATCTACTTACTTATTGTGA